The following proteins are encoded in a genomic region of Thermoflexus hugenholtzii JAD2:
- the ybeY gene encoding rRNA maturation RNase YbeY yields the protein MKRLRSAGMGSTRAEIVVRAPRAYQAPGRLAGIRRAARAVLQDHGLEGKATLTVVLTDEESIRALNRRYRGVDAPTDVLAFPMDLELRPGVRHLGDIVIAFPYAARQAEREGHPLEGELALLVVHGALHLLGYDHDTPAAQRRMWARQRAILERLGFPDVAP from the coding sequence GTGAAGCGCCTTCGATCCGCCGGGATGGGATCCACGCGCGCGGAGATCGTAGTCCGGGCTCCGCGGGCCTATCAGGCCCCGGGACGTCTGGCCGGGATCCGGCGGGCCGCCCGGGCGGTCCTTCAGGACCATGGCCTGGAGGGGAAGGCGACGCTGACCGTGGTCCTCACCGATGAGGAGAGCATCCGGGCGCTCAACCGGCGTTACCGGGGTGTGGATGCGCCCACGGATGTGCTGGCCTTCCCGATGGATTTGGAGCTCCGGCCCGGAGTCCGGCACCTGGGCGACATCGTGATCGCGTTCCCGTATGCGGCCCGCCAGGCAGAGCGGGAGGGGCATCCCCTGGAAGGGGAGCTGGCGCTGCTGGTGGTGCACGGCGCCCTGCATCTTCTGGGCTATGACCACGATACGCCCGCTGCTCAGCGCCGGATGTGGGCCCGCCAGCGGGCGATCCTGGAACGCCTGGGCTTCCCGGACGTTGCCCCTTGA
- a CDS encoding cupin domain-containing protein: MIFRASIPEIRELLQKPFQVYPVARLGGVQVYVYRSHGEVQKHRHPEFDEVFMVYEGLVTFGIGGEEFTLRPDELLWIPRGMAHWSGSRLPSMVLLFRRDEEPLRWNGDFRIREGPGERPVIVRIHEALQDAPPGSSRFLLEASGVRYLAVRTREGSTEWEARGPALLLLLRGELALEGEGPGFPEPARGILAPGELAVLPPGTRGRWESERPAVLLWVENVEHI; encoded by the coding sequence ATGATCTTCAGGGCCTCGATCCCGGAGATCCGCGAGCTCTTGCAGAAACCCTTCCAGGTCTACCCGGTCGCCCGGCTGGGTGGCGTCCAGGTTTACGTCTACCGCTCCCACGGGGAGGTCCAGAAGCATCGCCACCCGGAGTTCGACGAAGTCTTCATGGTCTATGAAGGGCTGGTGACCTTCGGGATCGGGGGGGAGGAGTTCACCCTGAGGCCCGATGAGCTGCTTTGGATCCCTCGGGGGATGGCGCACTGGTCCGGCTCCCGCCTGCCCTCCATGGTCCTCCTGTTCCGACGGGATGAGGAGCCGCTGCGCTGGAATGGGGACTTTCGGATCCGGGAGGGGCCCGGGGAGCGGCCCGTCATCGTGCGCATCCACGAAGCCCTCCAGGACGCCCCGCCCGGTTCCTCGCGGTTCCTGCTGGAGGCCAGCGGGGTGCGGTATCTGGCGGTTCGGACCCGGGAGGGCTCCACGGAGTGGGAGGCTCGGGGCCCGGCGCTCCTGCTGCTGTTGCGCGGCGAGCTGGCCCTGGAAGGCGAGGGGCCCGGCTTCCCGGAGCCGGCCCGGGGCATCCTGGCGCCCGGGGAACTCGCGGTCCTCCCTCCCGGCACGCGCGGGCGCTGGGAGAGCGAGCGCCCGGCGGTGTTGCTCTGGGTCGAGAACGTAGAGCACATATAG
- a CDS encoding cation diffusion facilitator family transporter: MYQRQVQRVLWIVLAANLLVAAAKLFIGLRAGALSALADAFHSGLDASANIIGLVGIAIASRPPDRNHPYGHRKYEAIAAMILGLFLLLASLEVIQGVIERLLTGGQPEVSGPLFMLMLATLPVNLAISRYESRQGERLRSSILMADALHTRTDVFVTLSVLASLAAARLGVPWLDPVVALGVVGVILIAGLRILRSTALVLTDSAAVDPEEVERIARSVPGVRAIHKVRSRGTPDATYVDLHLKVDPAMSTEQAHAIATEVEERLKAEIPGVVDAVVHVEPGRLPPASEWEALSVRIRSLADGLGLGVHELHGVETPEGYHIGLHVEVDEDLSVEEAHARVTELERRAREGFPRLLSVTTHIEPRSRPPRQAGREIPAELEAAAREAIERVFGVGACREVYLYAHEGGYDLALTCQTGAEMSVVEAHRRAEEVESLLRGRFPELQHVIIHVEPAGSPPEGARGEPSGGEG; encoded by the coding sequence ATGTATCAGCGGCAGGTGCAGCGGGTGCTGTGGATCGTCCTGGCCGCGAACTTGCTGGTGGCCGCGGCGAAGCTGTTCATCGGGCTGCGGGCGGGGGCGCTGAGCGCCCTGGCCGATGCCTTCCACAGCGGCCTGGACGCCTCGGCGAACATCATCGGGCTGGTGGGGATCGCCATCGCCTCCCGCCCGCCGGACCGTAATCATCCCTACGGCCATCGGAAATACGAGGCCATCGCGGCGATGATCCTGGGCCTCTTCCTGCTCCTCGCCTCGCTGGAGGTAATCCAGGGGGTGATCGAGCGGCTGTTGACCGGCGGACAGCCGGAGGTCAGCGGGCCGCTGTTCATGCTCATGCTGGCCACCCTGCCGGTGAACCTGGCCATCTCCCGCTATGAATCCCGCCAGGGGGAACGGCTGCGCAGCAGCATCCTGATGGCCGACGCGCTGCACACCCGCACCGACGTCTTCGTCACCCTCTCCGTCCTGGCCAGCCTGGCCGCCGCCCGCCTGGGGGTCCCATGGCTGGATCCGGTGGTGGCGTTGGGAGTGGTGGGGGTGATCCTGATCGCCGGGCTTCGGATCCTCCGGTCCACCGCCCTGGTGCTGACCGACAGCGCGGCCGTCGATCCCGAGGAGGTCGAGCGGATAGCCCGCTCCGTTCCGGGTGTGCGGGCGATCCATAAGGTGCGCAGCCGGGGGACCCCCGACGCGACGTATGTGGATCTGCACCTGAAGGTGGATCCGGCGATGAGCACGGAGCAGGCCCACGCCATTGCCACGGAGGTGGAGGAGCGCCTGAAAGCGGAGATCCCCGGCGTGGTTGACGCGGTCGTGCACGTCGAGCCGGGGCGCCTGCCTCCGGCCTCGGAGTGGGAGGCCCTGAGCGTGAGGATCCGGAGCCTGGCGGATGGGCTGGGCCTGGGCGTGCATGAGCTTCACGGCGTGGAAACACCCGAGGGCTATCACATCGGCCTCCACGTGGAGGTGGATGAGGACCTGTCCGTGGAGGAGGCGCACGCGCGGGTCACGGAGCTGGAGCGGCGGGCCCGGGAAGGGTTCCCCCGGCTGCTTTCGGTGACCACCCACATCGAACCGCGATCCCGTCCGCCGCGGCAGGCCGGCCGGGAGATCCCGGCGGAGCTGGAGGCGGCCGCCCGGGAGGCCATCGAACGGGTCTTCGGGGTCGGAGCGTGCCGGGAGGTGTATCTTTACGCCCATGAGGGCGGTTACGATCTGGCCCTCACCTGCCAGACCGGCGCAGAGATGTCCGTGGTGGAGGCCCATCGACGGGCCGAGGAGGTGGAAAGCCTCCTGCGCGGACGCTTCCCGGAGCTCCAGCACGTGATCATCCATGTGGAACCCGCCGGATCGCCTCCGGAGGGCGCCCGCGGAGAACCCTCAGGGGGAGAAGGATGA
- the mreD gene encoding rod shape-determining protein MreD — MRNRIGWAAMVLGLAALLQATWIPLGIPEPGRPNLVFLVVATVAFLGSLEEGLAWAVGGGLWLDLFSGGPLGVSALALLAVVPLAHGLSRPVFRGRLVMPAAVAAGGTLLMEGVRGILLAVLQYPVDPGYALRQVIGPEILWNTLGMLALYPALRRLRPRPERPELGG; from the coding sequence ATGCGGAACCGAATCGGATGGGCCGCGATGGTCCTGGGGCTGGCCGCGCTTCTTCAGGCCACGTGGATCCCTCTCGGGATCCCCGAGCCGGGGCGGCCGAACCTGGTCTTCCTGGTGGTGGCCACGGTGGCCTTCCTGGGCTCCCTGGAGGAGGGGCTCGCATGGGCGGTCGGCGGGGGTCTCTGGCTAGACCTGTTCTCGGGAGGGCCTCTGGGCGTGAGCGCCCTGGCGCTGCTCGCCGTGGTCCCGCTGGCCCACGGATTGAGCCGCCCGGTCTTCCGGGGCCGTCTGGTGATGCCGGCGGCGGTGGCCGCCGGAGGCACCTTGCTGATGGAAGGGGTTCGAGGGATCCTGCTTGCGGTTTTACAATATCCGGTGGATCCGGGCTACGCCCTCCGCCAGGTGATCGGCCCGGAGATCCTCTGGAACACCCTGGGGATGCTGGCGCTTTATCCGGCCCTGCGCCGGCTCCGGCCGCGCCCGGAGCGGCCGGAGCTGGGCGGATGA
- the mrdA gene encoding penicillin-binding protein 2 — translation MSEPYPSRLEPEALDSVAVFRPPPPPRPSPTLRLLLWGFFLFLAFLGLGYRLYQLQIREAPRYQALGERSRLRVIPLEAPRGILRDRQGRLLVRNEPAFRILVVPGDLPEEPEEREAILRRLSAWLGMPLEREEASARGQRREGLRERIEAAAREAPFRPLVLKEPVDRELAFRLMEESVRMPGVRVEPFLERRYPSGALTAHVVGFIGRIPAEQAGRYQAEGYDLATDRVGLSGLEYALERWLRGVKGARYVEEDARGRPVRVRAEIPPQPGAQVTLTLDLDLQAAARAALQAKLDELNRIAGREITRRGVALVMRPATGEILAMVSLPDYDNNVFVSPDLPQAYPRLLEDPFGPLLNHAVASQFAPGSSFKPIVAAAALQEGVITPRTRLFDPGEILIPNRYYPNDPGMAQRFFCWLRSGHGWQDVVDALADSCNVFFYKVAGGYDVPGEPVFEGLGIERLVRYMRAFGLGKPTGVELPGEAAGQVPDPEWKRRTFGETWSTGDTYNLGIGQGYLLVTPLQLLNAINAIANGGTLYRPLLVREIADIQGNIIRSFQPEVIGRLPIAPEHLAVVREGMVAAVERGTAVRAQIPGIRVAGKTGTAEFCDDLALRMGLCAGRRLPSHAWFVAFAPAEAPEISVLVFIWNGGEGSQNAAPVARQILEAYFRR, via the coding sequence ATGTCCGAGCCCTATCCATCCCGGCTGGAACCGGAAGCGCTGGACAGCGTGGCGGTGTTCCGACCGCCTCCGCCGCCTCGTCCATCCCCCACCCTCCGTCTTCTCCTGTGGGGCTTCTTCCTCTTTCTGGCCTTCCTGGGGCTGGGGTATCGCCTGTATCAGCTCCAGATCCGGGAGGCCCCTCGCTATCAGGCGTTGGGGGAGCGCAGTCGCCTGCGGGTGATCCCCCTGGAGGCCCCGCGGGGGATCCTGCGGGATCGCCAGGGCCGTCTGCTGGTGCGTAACGAGCCTGCCTTCCGGATCCTGGTGGTCCCCGGCGATCTCCCGGAGGAGCCGGAGGAGCGGGAGGCCATCCTCCGCCGGCTGAGCGCCTGGCTGGGCATGCCGCTGGAACGCGAGGAGGCCTCCGCCCGCGGACAGCGCCGCGAAGGGCTCCGGGAGCGGATCGAGGCCGCCGCCCGGGAGGCGCCCTTCCGCCCGTTGGTTCTGAAGGAGCCGGTGGACCGGGAGCTCGCCTTCCGGCTGATGGAGGAATCCGTCCGAATGCCCGGCGTCCGGGTGGAACCCTTCCTCGAGCGCCGCTATCCCAGCGGGGCGCTGACCGCCCATGTCGTGGGCTTCATCGGTCGGATCCCGGCGGAGCAAGCCGGGCGCTATCAGGCGGAAGGGTATGATCTGGCCACGGACCGGGTGGGCCTCAGCGGCCTGGAGTATGCGCTGGAGCGCTGGTTGCGGGGCGTGAAGGGCGCCCGCTATGTCGAGGAGGACGCCCGAGGGCGTCCGGTGCGAGTGCGGGCGGAGATCCCGCCGCAGCCGGGCGCTCAGGTCACGCTGACCCTGGATCTCGACCTGCAGGCGGCGGCCCGGGCTGCGTTGCAGGCCAAGCTGGACGAGCTGAACCGCATCGCCGGACGAGAGATCACGCGGCGGGGGGTGGCCCTGGTGATGCGGCCGGCCACCGGGGAGATCCTGGCCATGGTCAGCCTCCCGGACTACGACAACAACGTGTTCGTCAGCCCGGATCTGCCCCAGGCCTATCCTCGCTTGCTGGAGGATCCCTTCGGGCCGTTGCTCAACCACGCCGTCGCCTCCCAGTTCGCGCCGGGATCCTCCTTTAAGCCCATTGTGGCGGCCGCCGCCCTCCAGGAGGGGGTGATCACCCCGCGGACCCGCCTGTTCGATCCCGGGGAGATCCTCATCCCCAACCGGTATTACCCCAACGATCCCGGGATGGCCCAGCGCTTCTTCTGTTGGCTGCGCTCCGGACACGGCTGGCAGGATGTGGTGGATGCCCTGGCCGATTCCTGCAACGTCTTCTTCTACAAAGTGGCGGGGGGCTATGACGTGCCTGGGGAGCCGGTCTTCGAGGGGCTGGGGATCGAGCGCCTGGTGCGCTATATGCGGGCCTTCGGCCTGGGGAAACCCACCGGCGTGGAGCTGCCCGGGGAGGCGGCTGGGCAGGTGCCGGACCCGGAATGGAAACGCCGCACCTTCGGGGAGACCTGGTCCACCGGTGACACGTATAACCTGGGGATCGGGCAGGGGTATCTGCTGGTGACCCCGTTGCAGTTGCTGAACGCCATCAACGCCATCGCCAACGGGGGGACCCTCTACCGGCCCCTCCTGGTCCGGGAGATCGCCGACATCCAGGGGAACATCATCCGATCCTTCCAGCCGGAGGTCATCGGCCGCCTCCCCATCGCCCCGGAGCACCTCGCCGTGGTCCGGGAGGGCATGGTGGCGGCGGTGGAACGGGGGACCGCCGTTCGGGCCCAGATCCCCGGGATCCGTGTCGCCGGCAAGACCGGGACGGCGGAGTTCTGCGACGACCTGGCGCTCCGGATGGGGCTTTGCGCCGGGCGGCGGTTGCCCAGCCACGCCTGGTTCGTCGCCTTCGCGCCGGCCGAGGCGCCCGAGATATCGGTGCTGGTCTTCATCTGGAACGGAGGGGAAGGTTCCCAGAACGCAGCGCCGGTGGCCCGTCAGATCCTGGAGGCCTACTTCCGGCGGTGA
- a CDS encoding slipin family protein, with product MEWITIGVPILVAALTLLASAVRILPEWERGVILRLGRYHATKGPGLFFIIPIIDRVIRVNLRLMTFDVPPQEAITRDNVTVKVNAVVFYRVIDPAKAITQVEDFKAATWNLAQTTLRSVLGQSELDELLAHRDKVNAHLRQILDEATDSWGIKVVMVEVKDVELPQGMQRAMARQAEAEREKRAKIIHAEGEYQAAQTLVEAARMIASEPAALQLRYLQTLMEISVEKNSTIIFPVPVDTLQLFLGNLHRPASG from the coding sequence ATGGAATGGATCACCATCGGCGTCCCCATCCTGGTCGCCGCCCTGACCCTACTGGCCTCCGCCGTTCGCATCCTGCCTGAATGGGAACGGGGCGTGATCCTCCGGTTGGGGCGCTATCACGCGACCAAAGGTCCGGGCTTGTTCTTCATCATCCCGATCATCGATCGGGTGATCCGGGTGAACTTGCGTCTGATGACTTTCGACGTGCCGCCCCAGGAGGCCATTACCCGGGACAACGTCACGGTGAAGGTGAACGCAGTGGTCTTCTACCGGGTCATCGATCCGGCGAAGGCCATCACCCAGGTGGAGGACTTCAAGGCGGCCACCTGGAACCTGGCCCAGACCACGCTGCGCAGCGTCCTGGGCCAATCGGAGCTGGACGAACTGCTTGCCCATCGGGACAAGGTGAACGCGCACCTGCGACAGATCCTCGATGAGGCGACGGACTCGTGGGGGATCAAGGTGGTGATGGTGGAGGTGAAGGACGTGGAGCTCCCGCAGGGGATGCAGCGGGCGATGGCCCGCCAGGCGGAGGCGGAGCGGGAGAAGCGGGCAAAAATCATTCACGCGGAGGGGGAGTATCAGGCGGCCCAAACCCTCGTGGAGGCCGCCCGCATGATCGCCTCCGAACCCGCCGCCCTCCAGCTCCGCTACCTGCAAACCCTTATGGAGATCTCCGTGGAGAAGAACTCCACCATCATCTTCCCGGTCCCAGTGGACACGCTCCAGCTCTTCCTGGGCAACCTCCACCGGCCGGCATCGGGGTAG
- a CDS encoding HD family phosphohydrolase produces MDFRRWIRVLGRISGALIFTVLIVALVAWPVETQAAQAWQVGQAAPQTLFAPYELSYPSAILTERAREEAAARIAPIYTGPDPRIARRQVEALRQTLEAIRRIREEEQPPEERARRLEEALRGHGLSPTQRQRLLTLEATRWEMIAGEALALLDQVMREPIREDEVAGVIRQLPRRISARLNEEEAELVAALVAPLIVPNSTLDVEATEAARRQAREAIPPQIRRIRAGEAIVRQGDILDALTMEALRQYGLIPSPAPWPLPLARGILAALGAGGLWLTLGRVTPEIAERPRRLLGLAGLFLLFLGGARLLRASAPDWIWAFPTATLGMLLAAGVGTVPAMMFSAIGSIWFGLIADRTPAFLIASLLANWTTILILHRLERFQTLLAAGLSAGVITGLIGIAAMAEDGIVPPLDALRVGGMGLLAGALSTTLALLGFIILGVLFDVTTPLHLLELARPTHPLLHQLMIRAPGTYHHTLMVANLAEQAALRIGADPLLARVGALYHDIGKMVRPYLFVENQVDGDNPHERMDPHESARAIMRHVEDGLALARRHRLPRRIRAFIQEHHGTLCVTIPYHRAVQEAGDPEKVDRAAFCYRGPRPQSKETAIVMLADGCEAAVRAARPKDPQELARILDRVFQERIQSGQLDDAPLTMQELQGIREAFLQVFQGMFHPRLIYPEVPGRREEGSAS; encoded by the coding sequence ATGGACTTTCGCCGATGGATTCGGGTGCTCGGACGGATCTCCGGGGCGCTGATCTTCACCGTCCTGATCGTGGCGCTGGTCGCCTGGCCGGTGGAGACCCAGGCGGCGCAGGCATGGCAGGTCGGGCAAGCAGCCCCCCAGACCCTCTTCGCCCCATATGAGCTGAGCTACCCCAGTGCCATCCTCACCGAGCGAGCCCGCGAGGAGGCGGCCGCGCGCATCGCCCCGATCTACACCGGCCCAGATCCGCGGATCGCCCGCCGGCAGGTGGAGGCCCTTCGGCAAACCCTGGAGGCCATCCGCCGGATCCGGGAGGAGGAACAGCCCCCGGAGGAGCGGGCCCGCCGGCTGGAGGAGGCCCTTCGGGGCCATGGGCTCTCGCCGACCCAGCGCCAGCGCCTGTTGACCCTGGAGGCCACCCGCTGGGAGATGATCGCCGGGGAGGCCCTGGCGCTGCTGGACCAGGTGATGCGGGAGCCCATTCGGGAGGACGAAGTGGCCGGAGTGATCCGGCAGCTGCCCCGTCGTATCAGCGCGCGCCTGAACGAGGAGGAGGCGGAACTGGTGGCCGCCCTGGTCGCTCCGCTCATCGTGCCCAACAGCACACTGGATGTCGAGGCCACGGAGGCCGCGCGCCGCCAGGCCCGGGAGGCCATCCCCCCTCAAATCCGGCGGATCCGCGCCGGGGAGGCCATCGTGCGGCAGGGGGATATCCTGGATGCGCTGACCATGGAGGCCCTCCGGCAGTACGGGCTGATCCCCAGCCCTGCGCCATGGCCGCTGCCCCTCGCCCGAGGGATCCTCGCGGCCCTGGGGGCCGGCGGGTTGTGGCTGACCCTGGGACGGGTCACGCCGGAGATCGCCGAGCGCCCCCGGCGCCTGCTGGGTCTGGCGGGGCTCTTCCTTCTGTTCCTCGGCGGGGCCCGGCTGCTGCGGGCCTCCGCCCCGGACTGGATCTGGGCCTTCCCCACCGCCACGCTGGGGATGCTGCTGGCCGCCGGCGTGGGGACGGTGCCGGCCATGATGTTCAGCGCCATCGGCTCGATATGGTTCGGCCTGATCGCCGACCGGACGCCGGCCTTCCTGATCGCCTCGCTGCTGGCCAACTGGACGACGATCCTGATCCTCCACCGCCTGGAGCGCTTCCAGACCCTGCTGGCCGCCGGGCTGAGCGCGGGGGTGATCACCGGGCTGATCGGGATCGCCGCCATGGCGGAGGACGGCATCGTCCCACCGCTCGACGCGTTGCGGGTAGGGGGGATGGGGTTGCTGGCGGGAGCGCTCTCCACCACCCTGGCCCTGCTGGGGTTCATCATCCTGGGGGTTCTCTTCGACGTCACCACCCCGCTCCATCTGCTGGAGCTGGCCCGCCCCACCCATCCGCTGCTCCACCAGCTGATGATCCGCGCCCCCGGCACCTATCATCACACCCTGATGGTTGCCAACCTGGCGGAGCAGGCCGCTTTGCGCATCGGGGCGGACCCGTTGCTGGCGCGCGTGGGCGCCCTGTATCACGACATCGGGAAGATGGTTCGCCCCTACCTCTTTGTCGAAAACCAGGTGGATGGGGACAACCCCCATGAGCGGATGGACCCCCACGAGAGCGCCCGGGCGATCATGCGTCACGTGGAGGACGGCCTGGCCCTGGCCCGACGACACCGGCTTCCCCGGCGGATCCGGGCCTTCATCCAGGAGCATCACGGCACCCTCTGCGTGACCATCCCGTATCACCGGGCGGTTCAAGAGGCGGGGGATCCGGAGAAGGTGGATCGAGCGGCCTTCTGCTACCGCGGACCGCGCCCGCAGAGCAAGGAGACCGCCATCGTGATGCTGGCCGACGGCTGCGAGGCCGCCGTCCGGGCCGCGCGGCCGAAGGATCCCCAGGAGCTGGCGCGCATCCTGGACCGGGTGTTCCAGGAGCGCATCCAGTCGGGCCAGCTGGATGACGCTCCCCTGACCATGCAGGAGCTGCAGGGGATCCGGGAGGCCTTCCTGCAGGTTTTCCAGGGGATGTTCCATCCTCGCCTGATCTATCCGGAGGTCCCGGGACGGCGTGAGGAGGGATCGGCATCGTGA
- the mreC gene encoding rod shape-determining protein MreC, whose translation MRPGSRRPWNAGLAIGLSLVLLFLHGLGWLQPVEEIVMIPLTPLQQLLSGIGRGAVEAFAFLREIRDLRQEAQRLRDLVEELRTENLRLQELATENAELRALLGIVRENPQTTFVAATVIGYETDPYLRYLILDVGTRQGVREGMPVITRGSALIGRIAEAGLNRSRVRLLTDAGSQVSALLQTSRATGIVIGQPDGSLLLDFVNPDEEIPPGDTVLTSGIGGQIPRALVIGQVTERLSAGGGEPFQRARVRPAVDPRRITYVLVITSFPGMEPAP comes from the coding sequence ATGCGTCCCGGCAGCCGACGGCCATGGAACGCCGGGCTGGCGATCGGGCTCTCCCTCGTCCTTCTTTTCCTCCACGGCCTGGGATGGCTCCAGCCGGTGGAGGAGATCGTGATGATCCCCCTCACGCCGTTGCAGCAGCTCCTCTCCGGGATCGGGCGAGGGGCCGTGGAAGCCTTTGCCTTCCTGCGGGAGATCCGCGACCTCCGCCAGGAGGCCCAGCGCCTGAGGGATCTGGTGGAGGAGCTCCGGACGGAGAACCTGCGGCTGCAGGAACTGGCGACGGAGAACGCTGAGCTCCGGGCGCTGTTGGGGATCGTCCGGGAGAACCCACAGACCACCTTTGTGGCCGCGACGGTGATCGGATATGAGACCGATCCCTATCTGCGCTATCTGATCCTGGATGTGGGGACCCGTCAGGGAGTTCGAGAGGGGATGCCGGTGATCACCCGGGGATCCGCCCTGATCGGCCGGATCGCGGAGGCCGGGCTGAACCGCTCCCGGGTGCGCCTGCTGACCGACGCGGGCAGCCAGGTGAGCGCGCTGTTGCAAACCAGCCGGGCCACCGGCATCGTGATCGGCCAGCCGGATGGAAGCCTGTTGCTGGATTTCGTGAACCCCGATGAGGAGATTCCCCCGGGGGACACCGTGCTGACCTCCGGCATCGGAGGGCAGATCCCCCGGGCGCTGGTGATTGGCCAGGTGACGGAGCGGCTGAGCGCCGGAGGCGGCGAGCCCTTTCAGCGCGCCCGGGTCCGCCCGGCCGTCGATCCCCGACGCATCACCTATGTGTTGGTGATCACCAGCTTCCCGGGCATGGAACCGGCTCCGTGA
- the mreB gene encoding rod shape-determining protein, which translates to MWNPIDALLGLFSLDIGIDLGTATTLVCVRGKGIVIHEPSWVAIDRRTRRVLAVGKAAKEMVGRTPAHIVAIRPLRDGVISEFEVTREMIGEFIRKAHQQVPVPVPRPRVVVGIPSGVTEVERRAVHDACLAAGARAAFLIEEPLAAAIGIGLPVAEARGSMVVDIGGGTTEVAVFALGGIVVGRSIRVAGDEMDEAIINYMRQRYNLLIGERMAERVKIEIGSAYPLPEERTMVVRGRNLVTGLPDAFEVSSIEIREALRDVVSIIVDTVKSVLDETPPELVADIMETGIAVVGGGAQLKGLAQRLTEETRIRCWVPPDPVSAVAMGAARVLEDLDTWHQVLTSLDRGRPARSPVRIGQPIAR; encoded by the coding sequence GTGTGGAATCCGATCGATGCGCTGTTGGGGTTGTTCTCTCTGGACATCGGCATCGATCTGGGGACGGCGACAACCCTGGTATGCGTGCGGGGGAAGGGAATTGTCATCCATGAGCCGTCGTGGGTGGCGATCGATCGACGGACCCGTCGGGTGCTGGCGGTGGGGAAAGCAGCCAAGGAGATGGTGGGCCGCACCCCGGCGCACATCGTGGCCATCCGCCCCCTGCGGGATGGAGTGATCTCCGAATTCGAGGTCACCCGGGAGATGATCGGGGAGTTCATCCGCAAGGCCCACCAGCAGGTGCCCGTCCCGGTTCCCCGCCCCCGGGTGGTCGTCGGGATCCCCAGCGGGGTCACGGAGGTGGAGCGCCGGGCGGTCCACGACGCCTGTCTGGCCGCCGGAGCCCGGGCGGCCTTCCTGATCGAGGAGCCCCTGGCGGCGGCCATCGGGATCGGCCTTCCCGTCGCCGAGGCCCGGGGCAGCATGGTGGTGGACATCGGCGGGGGCACCACGGAGGTAGCCGTCTTCGCCCTGGGCGGGATCGTGGTCGGCCGGTCGATCCGGGTGGCTGGGGATGAGATGGACGAGGCGATCATCAACTATATGCGTCAGCGCTACAACCTGCTCATCGGGGAGCGGATGGCGGAGCGGGTGAAGATCGAGATCGGCTCCGCTTACCCGCTGCCTGAGGAGCGGACGATGGTGGTGCGCGGACGGAACCTGGTGACCGGCCTCCCCGATGCCTTCGAGGTCTCCAGCATCGAGATCCGGGAGGCCCTGCGGGATGTGGTTTCCATCATCGTGGACACGGTGAAGTCCGTCCTGGACGAGACCCCTCCGGAGTTGGTGGCGGACATCATGGAGACCGGCATCGCGGTGGTCGGCGGCGGCGCCCAGCTGAAGGGGCTCGCCCAACGGCTGACCGAGGAGACCCGCATCCGGTGCTGGGTGCCTCCGGATCCGGTCAGCGCGGTGGCCATGGGGGCCGCCCGCGTGCTGGAGGACCTGGATACCTGGCATCAGGTGCTGACCTCGCTGGATCGGGGCCGGCCGGCCCGATCGCCGGTGCGCATCGGCCAGCCGATCGCCCGATAA